One region of Miscanthus floridulus cultivar M001 chromosome 19, ASM1932011v1, whole genome shotgun sequence genomic DNA includes:
- the LOC136526556 gene encoding protein SULFUR DEFICIENCY-INDUCED 1-like yields the protein MVRVGGGGSSSPPPLLLRHGHLPAGRHHLPATGRRQHLPAAWFWKAISTGDKVDSALKDMAVVMKQRGYLTKAIDAIRSLRHLCPKQSQESLDSILDLYKASGRTKEEMELLKQKLRKIYLGEAFHGKTTKRARSHGRKIHVSVKQETSRVLMRLDPRRLIGNLAWAYMQQRNFMVAEVVYRKAQMIDPDANKACNLALCLIEQTRFADAELVLVDVLAGRYQAHDQQETSFRLTQSPRKVTRIGREFPSA from the exons atggtgcGCGTCGGCGGTGGCGGG tcttcgtcgccgccgccgctcctccttCGCCATGGCCACCTCCCAGCAGGTCGGCACCATCTCCCAGCCACAGGTCGCCGGCAGCACCTCCCAGCAGCGTGGTTCTGGAAGGCGATCAGCACGGGCGACAAGGTGGACAGCGCGCTCAAGGACATGGCGGTGGTGATGAAGCAGCGCGGGTACCTGACGAAGGCCATCGACGCCATCAGGTCGCTGCGGCACCTGTGCCCCAAGCAGTCCCAGGAGTCGCTGGACAGCATCCTCGACCTCTACAAGGCCAGCGGGCGGaccaaggaggagatggagctgCTCAAGCAGAAGCTCCGCAAGATCTACCTCGGCGAGGCGTTCCATGGCAAGACCACCAAGCGCGCCCGCTCGCACGGCCGCAAGATCCACGTCTCCGTCAAGCAAGAGACCTCGCGCGTCCTGATGCGTCTCGATCCCCGTCGGCTTATT GGCAACCTCGCGTGGGCGTACATGCAGCAACGCAACTTCATGGTGGCGGAGGTGGTGTACCGGAAGGCGCAGATGATCGACCCGGACGCCAACAAGGCGTGCAATCTCGCGCTCTGCCTCATCGAGCAGACCCGGTTCGCCGACGCCGAGCTCGTCCTCGTCGACGTGCTCGCCGGGAGGTACCAGGCGCACGACCAGCAGGAAACCTCTTTCCGCTTGACGCAGagtccgcgtaaagttacgcgcaTTGGGAGAGAATTTCCAAGTGCGTAA
- the LOC136529683 gene encoding cyclin-B1-5-like: protein MATRRQREAAAPRPAANAGPRNQTAAAAARSGPRIQTAAATARSGPRNQTATAAAAAPSGPRNQTVVATVTGRPYARNRRALGDIGNHVNAPVVDREANRRCLTRSLTTWPNAAAADENTIAPARPAAAVEGARASRVGRAVSGKNKKLSKGATTRVTSTRAETDTIVDYLTNALAAAEALATKAVQNMERTVSLVQRYESFANQLDKRYEEIAGDYQRLVAETNQLESEKAQKEAEVQQVTEENVKVMEENVRLRAMLDKKEALLQAMSEQCKFMVLNHHN, encoded by the exons ATGGCCACGAGGCGCCAGCGTGAGGCCGCCGCTCCTCGGCCGGCTGCGAACGCAG GTCCCAGGAACcagacggccgccgccgccgctcgttcAGGTCCCAGGATCCAgacggccgccgccaccgctcgtTCAGGTCCGAGGAATCAgacggccaccgccgccgccgccgctccttcAGGTCCGAGGAATCAGACTGTCGTCGCCACCGTGACTGGCCGACCGTACGCTAGGAATCGGCGAGCGCTGGGCGATATCGGCAACCACGTGAACGCCCCTGTCGTTGATAG GGAGGCCAATCGCCGCTGCCTCACCAGGAGCCTCACCACCTGGCCTAACGCCGCGGCGGCAGACGAG AATACCATAGCTCCTGCTCGTCCTGCAGCAGCAGTGGAGGGTGCCAGAGCCAGCAGGGTCGGCAGGGCTGTCTCAGGCAAGAACAAGAAGCTATCAAAGGGTGCCACCACTAGGGTTACAAGCACAAGGGCAGAGACGGACACCATAGTAGATTACCTCACGAACGCTCTGGCTGCAGCTGAAGCCTTAGCTACTAAGGCAGTACAAAATATGGAGAGGACCGTTTCACTGGTCCAGAGGTATGAGAGTTTCGCCAATCAATTAGACAAGAGATATGAAGAAATCGCTGGAGATTACCAAAG GCTAGTTGCCGAGACTAACCAGCTTGAGAGTGAGAAAGCTCAGAAAGAAGCTGAAGTCCAACAGGTGACGGAGGAGAATGTAAAGGTGATGGAGGAGAATGTGAGGCTACGTGCAATGCTCGACAAGAAGGAGGCGCTGCTCCAGGCCATGAGTGAGCAGTGCAAGTTCATGGTCCTGAATCACCACAActag
- the LOC136529684 gene encoding uncharacterized protein isoform X2 produces the protein MATRRQREAAAPPPLQAANAAMEGDSLSRIMRDSFSRIMGDLQRLGAAINQLDSERAEKEAEVQKVMEELESEKAQKEAKSKR, from the exons ATGGCCACGAGGCGCCAGCGCGAGgccgccgctcctcctcctctgcaggCTGCGAACGCAG CAATGGAAGGTGACAGTCTCAGCAGGATCATGCGTGACAGTTTCAGCAGGATCATGGGAGATCTCCAAAG GCTAGGTGCCGCGATTAACCAGCTTGACAGTGAGAGAGCTGAGAAAGAAGCTGAAGTCCAAAAGGTGATGGAGGAGCTTGAGAGTGAGAAAGCTCAGAAAGAAGCTAAGTCCAAAAGGTGA
- the LOC136529684 gene encoding uncharacterized protein isoform X1, producing MATRRQREAAAPPPLQAANAASARPAAMEGDSLSRIMRDSFSRIMGDLQRLGAAINQLDSERAEKEAEVQKVMEELESEKAQKEAKSKR from the exons ATGGCCACGAGGCGCCAGCGCGAGgccgccgctcctcctcctctgcaggCTGCGAACGCAG CTTCTGCCCGTCCTGCAGCAATGGAAGGTGACAGTCTCAGCAGGATCATGCGTGACAGTTTCAGCAGGATCATGGGAGATCTCCAAAG GCTAGGTGCCGCGATTAACCAGCTTGACAGTGAGAGAGCTGAGAAAGAAGCTGAAGTCCAAAAGGTGATGGAGGAGCTTGAGAGTGAGAAAGCTCAGAAAGAAGCTAAGTCCAAAAGGTGA